AAATGGGggccaaagaaaaaaaaagaagttaTAAATTAGAATTAAAAATCTTTCATATCAAAGCAATCACATTTAGCCGAAAACTTTAAATTACATTTTTGAAATGATTGAAAAAAAACTAGAATTCCcttataaaaaataaagttatgAACATGAAATGAGACCAGAGTTAACTTTAGTGTCCAACATAATATATGTTACGCCTACACAAAGGAATTTGAAGACTAGATGAAAGGGAGTTTCTTGCAAGTTGCAGGCTACAGTATTCAAATGCGAGGTTGCCACTAAAATCAACCAAATTGATCCACACAAACCACTTTAAACTACTATAAATAATAAGAGAATAAGCATATTTCATTTGTTGCATCCAATATAGCCAACAAGAGATTAAATAAAAAGGTAAAAGAACAGGGACTGGGAGTCGGATGATTAGATGGTCATCATACATGGGAAGTTCACGATAcatgataaaataaaatgactagTCGCGTTTCAACTATCACAAAAAGTTCAACAAAAAAACGAGCTAACTGATTATCAGATTTTCACATCCTTTCCTGCATACTGATTGATTGTCGAGGTTATTGTTTCAACAGAAATCCTGCAATGGCACATAAAAGTATATCATTGAGTCAAATGTAGTTTAATCAGAAACCTGGCTGTAATCAATTTTTACCGAAGAAAAGTTGATGCAGGAGAAATGATGTATAGAAAAAATAAGAGAAAGCTAGTGAAATGCGACAACATTGAGGGTAAGAGCAGCTGGAGCATTGATCATTGATGTTTACTTCCACAAGCTGAGGGAAAAGTTCTCCATATTGCCTACTTAAATAACTTAAGCAAACATTTTTCTCTCTTGAAGCTACTCTCACTTTACTTTCAACATTAACAACATGATGCCACCTCAAAGTTTAATTTTGATTGTGATGCTTCCAAGAACAATAACAAAACATGAAAAAGCTCATCTCCACAACTCCATCAGTGACATGGGggcgaagaaaaaagaaaacaCAGCCATAAACCACAACGAACCATAGATACTACAGGACCAAGGTTTCTCTACATGTATTATTGAAACGAGGTGCATGAGATATATCAAACAAGATTTTGTACGCACAAACAATTTTTTGTCCTAATAAGTCTAGAAAATACTAGACAAATATAAAACAAATATTCATTAGTGGGGAAGCAAAACAAATTACAAGACATGTGCTTCATAGTCAATGCAAGCACTTAACTGTTGTCTTGCGCCTTAAGAGCTAAGCACGACTAAAACTTGAGCATCGATAAATGAATGCTTTGTGGGTTTCTAATCATGCACAGATTCACTACTAACTTCACAAGGTTCTTTGCTGTTTCACTGTTGTTATCGGTTATATAACCATTGTGGGATGACCGATGACTAATGTGGACATATTTCCAGTTCGGTTACTTTATTCCTCTCAGAAACTTTTATACATCGGCTGATGCCTCATAATTAGCAACTGAGAAATTTCAATTGAGCCAAGGATTTTTGCCCTAGTGGCAAGGCTACACATAGCCCTAGTGGTCTTCCCACCGGTTGGGCTGCATGAAACAGTCAGATTAGGTTTAGATAAATCTCTTGAACAAAAAATGAGTTTCAATTGATTAAGGAATTTCGAACCCGGATGAATCAACAAAGGAACAGGTATAAAATCACACAATTTAAATCAATAACTTTTGaggtaaaaatttaataaacaaTGCATCATGTAAATCAGTAAAACAATCACCTACTCGATGCGATCGAGGCATTAAGAAGCACCAACGATAATATTGTTGATAGGAATGAAGATCAATTTAACGAAAAAGCCTACGAATCCCATTACCACGAACCCGATCGCCGTACGAGTCGCTACCTTCGTGAATTCTACATGCACAAATCAATTACACCATCAATTAGTCACAATaacaaacaaatattttttaaaaaaaatattagcgaTCGCAGATTCAGATCTCATAGTTCTCCGAAGAAATCGCACCTTTGCGATCGGGCTTGTGGCATCGCTTAACAAGGCGAATGCTGTCCTTGGAGAAATCTCTAAGCGGATCGAAAACCTGGTCCAGAGCATCCATCTTTCTTCGATTCGATTTCACTTCGTCTCTCCTCCTTTTCTCCGAAGAACAACTCGCTTGGGGATTGGTTTATGTTTCGGCGTAGGGTTTCCAGATTGGTTAAAGTCAAAGATGAGGATGCTGTGTTTTTAAATACCAAAATAACCACGACGAAAAATTTCAGtcgatttttgtttttaaaaaataactttcatatttattaaataataataataataataagattttgtaggaaaatattaaaaattttatcaATTTATGTTCTCTTTTCTTCATATTTAtcaattttgttttttaaaaatcttaTTTAAACGTATTTAATGACACTTAATATGGTCAACCTATGTTtgacaaattttttttaccGTTTTTGGCCGGTTAACTCGACCCTACCCCTGCGGGCATTGTCCTCAGAGGTCGATCTAACGGCTCGGATTTTTGCgcgtcaatttttttattttttattaacatGGAGGTGGGCTcggatcactcatgtggagtgatCCGGGCCGTTCATTACCCGTGCAGGCAGTGTCTGCACGGGTAGGGTGAAAGAAACCTTTTTGGCCTAAGCAAAGCGTTTTAGTGAAAATTCAAGATCAAGCAAGACTTGGTCAACTTTTTAGAACAttgtttttaatataaattaaatcaacacCACCATAAAATGGGATTTTACTATTATCTGGTTGCTCCAATATTTCATGTATTTGACGGTTCTCTCTTTTGTCAAGTGTCAAAACCATAAATTAGAGAAGATATGAATTTAAAATGTCCATAAAAATTGTTGTCCTTATATCATGATCTCGAGTAAGTATTTTACTAAAATTATGCAATTTCTGAACCAATTACAATAAATATATCAACCTCATTTACTCATATTGTTTCTTATCATCATTTATTTAACAAAATATctatttaataatttaacaacataattatgattaatgtttttatgtaattattagaattacaat
This Primulina eburnea isolate SZY01 chromosome 2, ASM2296580v1, whole genome shotgun sequence DNA region includes the following protein-coding sequences:
- the LOC140822889 gene encoding protein transport protein Sec61 subunit gamma-1-like — encoded protein: MDALDQVFDPLRDFSKDSIRLVKRCHKPDRKEFTKVATRTAIGFVVMGFVGFFVKLIFIPINNIIVGAS